A genomic stretch from Kribbella jejuensis includes:
- a CDS encoding carbohydrate ABC transporter permease: MAESSKRRVRHPIAHLVLCVGAIFMVGPFLWQLSTSLQTFGESVSVPPTFVPHSLQWSNLSTVFGALPFGRELLNTTAMTIARTVGQVLFSALAGFAFARMRFRGQGVLFAVFLSVTMVPYQVFLLPQYQIMQRLGLLNTLVALFLPGMFSAFGTFLLRQFFRQLPLEIEEAARIDGANIGQIFWRIMLPMAAPGMIALGVLVVIWSWNDLLWPLVVNSEPRQMPVSAGLASLQGQYTTNFPVLMAGSLVASLPVIVVFVVFQRQLMSGIAFSGVKG; encoded by the coding sequence ATGGCTGAGTCGTCCAAACGGCGCGTCAGGCACCCGATCGCACACCTGGTGCTGTGCGTCGGCGCGATCTTCATGGTCGGACCGTTCCTGTGGCAGCTCTCGACCTCGTTGCAGACCTTCGGTGAGTCGGTCAGCGTGCCGCCGACGTTCGTCCCGCACTCGCTGCAGTGGTCGAACCTGTCGACCGTCTTCGGTGCCCTGCCGTTCGGCCGAGAGCTGCTGAATACCACCGCGATGACGATCGCGCGGACCGTCGGGCAGGTGTTGTTCAGCGCGCTGGCCGGTTTCGCGTTCGCGCGGATGCGGTTCCGCGGCCAGGGCGTGCTGTTCGCGGTCTTCCTGTCGGTGACGATGGTTCCGTACCAGGTGTTCCTGCTGCCGCAGTACCAGATCATGCAGCGGCTCGGGCTGCTGAACACGCTGGTGGCGTTGTTCCTGCCCGGCATGTTCAGTGCCTTCGGCACCTTTCTGCTGCGGCAGTTCTTCCGCCAACTGCCGCTGGAGATCGAGGAGGCGGCGCGGATCGACGGGGCGAACATCGGGCAGATCTTCTGGCGGATCATGCTGCCGATGGCGGCGCCCGGCATGATCGCGCTCGGCGTGCTCGTCGTGATCTGGTCCTGGAACGACCTGCTCTGGCCGCTGGTGGTGAACTCGGAACCGCGGCAAATGCCGGTATCGGCCGGCCTGGCCAGCCTGCAGGGTCAGTACACGACGAACTTCCCGGTGCTGATGGCCGGCTCGCTGGTCGCGAGCCTGCCGGTGATCGTGGTGTTCGTCGTCTTCCAGCGGCAGTTGATGAGCGGGATCGCGTTCTCCGGCGTCAAGGGCTGA
- a CDS encoding N-acetylglucosamine kinase — MSIYLGVDGGGSGTALCLVGSSGEVLAETKAPSCYYLDAASDEGVTLVERALTAAINEITALAGIRPADITFAFLGLPAYGEVAADVPVLDAIPRAVLGHDRYRCDNDMVCGWAGSLGLADGINVISGTGSMTYGRLGDLGVRVGGWGELFGDEGSGYWIGVRGLQAFAQMSDGRLPPGPLLDVLRAHLGLASDLDLIDVVLNRWRQSRREVAALSRVVVQAAQLGDTAALQIVDDAASELVRLVETTCKRLGFAGLVPVSYSGGVLTAPEVLKAFTARLPTAYELREPQYTPVIGAALYAAALVGEPLSQDARRRLQ; from the coding sequence GTGAGCATCTACCTGGGAGTCGACGGCGGCGGCTCGGGTACGGCGTTGTGCCTGGTCGGCAGTTCTGGTGAGGTGCTGGCCGAGACGAAGGCTCCGAGCTGCTACTACCTCGATGCCGCCTCCGACGAAGGCGTCACGCTGGTCGAACGCGCGTTGACAGCGGCGATCAACGAGATCACGGCGCTGGCAGGAATCCGGCCTGCCGACATCACCTTCGCCTTCCTCGGACTTCCGGCGTACGGCGAGGTCGCCGCCGACGTACCGGTGCTGGACGCCATCCCGCGCGCCGTGCTGGGACACGATCGGTACCGCTGTGACAACGACATGGTCTGCGGTTGGGCGGGCTCGCTCGGCCTTGCCGACGGTATCAACGTGATCAGCGGGACCGGGTCGATGACGTACGGCCGGCTGGGCGACCTCGGCGTTCGCGTCGGTGGGTGGGGTGAGCTGTTCGGTGACGAAGGTTCGGGCTACTGGATCGGGGTGCGTGGACTGCAGGCGTTCGCGCAGATGAGCGACGGACGGCTGCCGCCCGGCCCGTTGCTCGACGTACTGCGAGCGCACCTCGGACTCGCGTCGGATCTCGACCTGATCGACGTCGTACTGAACCGGTGGCGCCAGAGCCGGCGCGAGGTGGCCGCGCTGTCGCGGGTCGTCGTACAGGCGGCCCAACTCGGCGACACCGCGGCGTTGCAGATCGTCGACGATGCGGCCTCGGAGCTCGTCCGGTTGGTGGAGACGACGTGCAAGCGTCTCGGTTTCGCGGGCCTGGTGCCGGTGTCGTACTCGGGCGGCGTGCTGACGGCACCCGAGGTCCTGAAGGCGTTCACCGCGCGGCTCCCGACCGCCTACGAGCTCCGCGAACCGCAGTACACCCCGGTGATCGGAGCAGCCCTCTATGCCGCAGCCCTGGTCGGTGAACCACTGAGCCAAGACGCCAGGAGACGACTCCAGTGA
- a CDS encoding SIS domain-containing protein, whose product MTDTCQEVRQQPAVWRETAAMLASRSTSIKEFLEPILAAPDLRIVLTGAGTSAFAGQILAPALSRSLRRRVEAIATTDIVSNPQEIFAEDVPTLLVSFARSGDSPESVAATELAASCLRSVHQLVITCNADGHLARTHSGDPSALVLLMPPATNDRGFAMTSSFTSMLLTAWLVLAPDQDLQLADQLADAAERVLARADELTPYAERGYERIVYLGSGPLGGLARESALKLLELTAGEIVSYYDTPLGFRHGPKAVLEERTLAVVYLSNDPYTRQYDQDIATELDAAIGADNVLVVDAQPSDRDSILQVEGVADVNDAPLALPYVVIAQLLALRFSVALGRTPDNPFPDGEVNRVVQGVTIHPLQP is encoded by the coding sequence ATGACCGACACCTGTCAGGAAGTTCGCCAGCAGCCTGCTGTCTGGCGCGAAACGGCCGCGATGCTGGCGTCCAGATCGACGTCGATCAAGGAGTTCCTCGAGCCGATCCTGGCCGCGCCGGACCTGCGGATCGTGCTGACCGGCGCAGGTACGTCGGCGTTCGCCGGCCAGATCCTTGCACCGGCGCTGTCGAGAAGCCTGCGCCGCCGGGTCGAGGCGATCGCCACCACCGACATCGTGTCGAACCCGCAGGAGATCTTCGCCGAAGACGTACCGACGCTGCTGGTCTCGTTCGCCCGGTCCGGCGACAGCCCGGAGAGCGTCGCCGCCACCGAGCTCGCGGCAAGCTGCCTGCGGTCGGTACACCAACTCGTCATCACCTGCAATGCGGACGGCCACCTGGCGCGGACCCATTCCGGCGACCCGTCCGCGCTCGTACTGTTGATGCCTCCGGCAACCAATGACCGCGGGTTCGCGATGACGTCCAGCTTCACCTCGATGCTGCTGACCGCCTGGTTGGTGCTGGCCCCCGATCAGGACCTGCAGCTGGCCGACCAGCTCGCCGACGCGGCCGAACGTGTCCTCGCCCGGGCGGATGAGCTGACGCCGTACGCCGAGCGCGGATACGAGCGGATCGTCTACCTCGGCAGCGGTCCGTTGGGCGGTCTCGCCCGGGAGTCGGCGCTGAAACTCCTCGAGCTGACCGCCGGGGAGATCGTCAGCTACTACGACACTCCGCTCGGCTTCCGGCACGGCCCGAAGGCGGTGCTCGAGGAGCGCACGCTCGCCGTCGTCTACCTGTCCAACGATCCCTACACCCGGCAGTACGACCAGGACATCGCGACCGAGCTGGATGCCGCGATCGGCGCGGACAACGTCCTGGTCGTCGACGCCCAACCGAGCGACCGGGACAGCATCCTGCAGGTCGAGGGCGTGGCCGACGTGAACGACGCGCCGCTCGCCCTGCCGTACGTCGTGATCGCCCAACTGCTCGCGCTGCGCTTCTCGGTGGCGCTCGGCCGGACGCCCGACAATCCCTTCCCCGACGGCGAGGTGAACCGCGTCGTCCAGGGCGTGACCATCCACCCGCTGCAGCCGTGA
- a CDS encoding carbohydrate ABC transporter permease, giving the protein MTKRRNGVRGIGIALLLIWSLGPVYWALKTSLQTETDARARPAHYLPTNATLQNYGTLLSGDSDIPSQIRRSAVNIVVECGAATIVTVVLATLAAYAFARMRFRGRNVLFYAVLATMAFPAYTTLIPLYRIMSDFSLVNTYTGIVLVYVSGFLPLATWILHNYFASLPDGIEEAGLVDGARRLQVLWHLLLPLARPGIISTALITFLFAWGQFLFPLVLSSDLSTQPLTVVIAALQGRHVVPSTLLNAAGILAIIVPAALALAFNRYIVNGLLAGSTK; this is encoded by the coding sequence GTGACCAAGCGGCGCAACGGCGTCCGCGGCATCGGGATCGCACTGCTGCTGATCTGGTCCCTCGGGCCGGTCTACTGGGCGCTCAAGACCAGCCTGCAGACCGAAACCGACGCCCGCGCGCGGCCCGCGCACTACCTGCCGACCAACGCCACCTTGCAGAACTACGGCACGCTGCTGTCCGGCGACAGCGACATCCCGAGCCAGATCCGGCGGTCGGCGGTCAACATCGTCGTCGAGTGCGGCGCGGCGACGATCGTGACGGTGGTGCTGGCGACACTCGCGGCGTACGCCTTCGCCCGGATGCGGTTCCGTGGGCGGAACGTGCTGTTCTACGCGGTACTGGCCACGATGGCGTTCCCGGCGTACACGACGCTGATCCCGCTGTACCGGATCATGAGCGACTTCAGCCTGGTGAACACCTACACCGGCATCGTGCTGGTCTACGTCTCCGGATTCTTGCCATTGGCAACGTGGATCCTGCACAACTACTTCGCCAGTCTGCCGGACGGGATCGAGGAGGCCGGACTGGTCGACGGCGCCCGCCGGCTCCAGGTGTTGTGGCACCTGCTGCTGCCGTTGGCCAGGCCGGGCATCATCTCGACCGCGCTGATCACGTTCCTGTTCGCCTGGGGCCAGTTCCTGTTCCCGCTGGTGCTGTCCAGCGACCTGTCCACCCAGCCGCTGACCGTCGTGATCGCCGCGCTGCAAGGCCGGCACGTGGTCCCGTCCACGCTGCTGAATGCCGCGGGGATTCTCGCGATCATCGTCCCGGCCGCGCTGGCGCTGGCCTTCAACCGCTACATCGTCAACGGCCTGCTGGCCGGAAGTACCAAGTGA
- a CDS encoding carbohydrate ABC transporter permease has protein sequence MTVTTTAEVSTTGPARGLKPVRRSRVDLLPYLLVAPVMIFIACLALVPAVFTIVQSFYKVDPLDPPTRFDGLGNFVRLARDHAVVGSLGNTALYVVIGVTLSTLIGIGAAVVLQRPFRGRSLVIAILILPWAMPGVVEGILWSGIFDPNAGLINSVLSSLHLGEGNAVLLGQNRFLTIALIELVQVWQIAPLSVLLILAVLQLIPSDLYEAAQIDGCTSWGAFRRITLPLARPGIAVTMVQAVIATLNVFDQPYVLNGAASTGSSVTMQTYFISFQDLDFGKGYALSLLITIVTLLVSLVVVRLVYRRVEL, from the coding sequence GTGACGGTGACCACCACGGCCGAGGTCAGCACCACGGGACCGGCCCGAGGCCTCAAGCCGGTACGCCGGTCCCGCGTCGATCTCCTGCCTTACCTGCTGGTCGCGCCGGTGATGATCTTCATCGCCTGCCTGGCCCTGGTCCCGGCGGTCTTCACGATCGTGCAGTCGTTCTACAAGGTCGACCCGCTGGACCCACCCACCCGGTTCGACGGGCTGGGCAACTTCGTCCGGCTCGCCAGGGACCATGCCGTCGTCGGTAGTCTCGGGAACACCGCGCTGTACGTCGTGATCGGCGTGACACTGTCCACGCTGATCGGGATCGGGGCCGCAGTCGTCCTGCAGCGGCCGTTCCGCGGCCGCAGCCTGGTGATCGCGATCCTGATCCTGCCGTGGGCGATGCCCGGCGTGGTCGAGGGCATCCTGTGGAGCGGGATCTTCGACCCGAACGCGGGCCTGATCAACAGCGTGCTGTCGTCGCTGCACCTCGGCGAGGGCAACGCCGTACTGCTCGGCCAGAACCGGTTCCTCACCATCGCGCTGATCGAGCTCGTCCAGGTCTGGCAGATCGCGCCGCTGTCGGTGCTGCTGATCCTGGCGGTCCTGCAGCTGATCCCGAGCGACCTCTACGAGGCCGCCCAGATCGACGGCTGTACGTCGTGGGGCGCGTTCCGGCGGATCACGCTGCCGCTGGCCCGGCCGGGGATCGCGGTCACCATGGTGCAGGCGGTGATCGCGACCCTGAACGTCTTCGACCAGCCCTACGTACTGAACGGGGCCGCGAGCACCGGATCGTCGGTCACCATGCAGACGTACTTCATCAGCTTCCAGGATCTCGACTTCGGCAAGGGTTATGCCCTGTCGCTGCTGATCACCATCGTCACGCTGCTCGTCTCGCTGGTGGTCGTCCGCCTCGTCTACCGGAGGGTCGAACTGTGA
- a CDS encoding ABC transporter substrate-binding protein yields the protein MLRSTKLLAGIASLTLVVAGCGGSGNKQSSGGSTQTSGVTITVALASDAPPKAAMDAFTKQTGITVNWVNLDWDSLQNKISAAATAKTYFADATNVDWSRVGQLGKLGWFYPVDSYLDTKSMQADVPQLASFTVDGHVVGLPYDASFMVTTVNTEMFRKAGVNPAPKTIDEYTAALRTIKAKGIAQYPLNIPFAAAEGLSTYWYETTGAFGGTVLDKSGKPQFTSPDSAGYKAADWMIKALKTGLVPPGNINVTDSQGMQNLMARGQVASTFSDYSGNVGTLYNIKKSSSVVGQVKYIPTPGAAGPAANLSNPDGIGIPKQAKYPNAAAKFIEWFTATQQQADFAGVNGPEKTFATYPIPSHLSAVKQMTAKGNLIGGAELVPMLQGSKPVFDGGAPSWYPKFSNAVYTNLHAAATGSMSVEQAIKTIGDTADQLASGS from the coding sequence ATGCTGAGGAGCACCAAACTGCTGGCAGGCATCGCGAGCCTGACCCTCGTCGTCGCCGGCTGCGGCGGTTCGGGAAACAAGCAGAGCAGCGGCGGATCGACGCAGACCAGCGGCGTCACGATCACCGTCGCGCTCGCCTCGGACGCCCCGCCGAAGGCGGCGATGGACGCCTTCACCAAGCAGACCGGGATCACCGTCAACTGGGTGAACCTCGACTGGGACAGCCTGCAGAACAAGATCTCCGCGGCAGCCACCGCGAAGACGTACTTCGCCGACGCCACCAACGTCGACTGGTCCCGGGTCGGGCAGCTGGGCAAGCTCGGCTGGTTCTACCCGGTGGATTCCTACCTCGACACCAAGTCGATGCAGGCCGACGTCCCGCAGCTGGCGTCGTTCACGGTCGACGGGCACGTCGTCGGCCTCCCGTACGACGCGTCCTTCATGGTCACCACGGTGAACACCGAGATGTTCCGCAAGGCCGGTGTGAACCCGGCGCCGAAGACCATCGACGAGTACACCGCCGCGCTGAGAACGATCAAGGCCAAGGGCATCGCCCAGTACCCGCTGAACATCCCGTTCGCCGCGGCGGAAGGGCTCTCGACGTACTGGTACGAGACCACCGGCGCCTTCGGCGGGACCGTGCTCGACAAGTCCGGCAAGCCGCAGTTCACCAGTCCGGACTCGGCCGGTTACAAGGCCGCCGACTGGATGATCAAGGCGCTGAAGACCGGCCTGGTGCCGCCGGGCAACATCAATGTCACCGACTCGCAGGGCATGCAGAACCTGATGGCGCGCGGCCAGGTCGCGAGCACGTTCTCCGACTACTCCGGCAACGTCGGCACGCTGTACAACATCAAGAAGTCGTCCTCGGTGGTCGGCCAGGTGAAGTACATCCCCACCCCGGGCGCCGCGGGTCCGGCCGCGAACCTCAGCAACCCCGACGGGATCGGCATCCCGAAGCAGGCCAAGTACCCGAACGCCGCCGCGAAGTTCATCGAGTGGTTCACCGCGACCCAGCAGCAGGCCGACTTCGCCGGCGTGAACGGCCCGGAGAAGACGTTCGCGACGTACCCGATCCCGTCCCACCTGTCAGCGGTCAAGCAGATGACCGCCAAGGGCAACCTGATCGGCGGCGCCGAGCTGGTGCCGATGCTGCAGGGTTCCAAGCCGGTCTTCGACGGCGGTGCCCCGTCCTGGTACCCGAAGTTCTCGAACGCGGTCTACACCAACCTGCACGCCGCGGCCACCGGCTCGATGTCGGTCGAGCAGGCGATCAAGACGATCGGTGACACCGCCGACCAGCTGGCGTCCGGGTCGTGA
- a CDS encoding DeoR/GlpR family DNA-binding transcription regulator — protein sequence MRAVRKAERWSEILDRVGRHGTVDVRALAVELGVSGATIRRDLQTLSRNQLLVRTHGGALSSESGDEKPTRVKAAIRHLEKRSIGRAAAALVEDGAVVGMTGGTTALELSRALAQRRGITVVTNAINIASELVGHSGIRLVLVGGVARSTYELVGPAAEAMLANYHLDIAFIGVDGLTPEEGCTAYDEMEAQTDLAFLRRAARSVVIADSSKIGRVTFARISLLSGVSDIVTDRGAHPDQIEAFRRAGVRVTTVGLPSDA from the coding sequence GTGCGAGCTGTGCGCAAGGCGGAGCGGTGGAGCGAGATCCTCGATCGAGTCGGCCGGCACGGCACTGTGGACGTTCGCGCCCTGGCCGTGGAGCTCGGCGTCTCGGGTGCCACCATTCGCCGCGATCTCCAGACGCTGAGCCGCAACCAGTTGCTCGTCCGCACCCACGGCGGTGCCCTGTCGAGCGAATCCGGTGACGAGAAGCCGACCCGGGTGAAGGCAGCGATCCGGCATCTGGAGAAACGCAGCATCGGCCGCGCCGCCGCGGCGCTGGTCGAAGACGGTGCGGTCGTCGGCATGACCGGCGGTACCACGGCGCTCGAGTTGTCCCGTGCACTGGCCCAGCGTCGCGGGATCACAGTCGTCACGAACGCGATCAACATCGCCTCCGAGCTGGTCGGCCACTCCGGGATCCGCCTCGTTCTGGTCGGCGGTGTCGCGCGGTCGACGTACGAGCTGGTCGGGCCGGCCGCGGAGGCGATGCTCGCCAACTACCACTTGGACATCGCCTTCATCGGCGTCGACGGCCTGACACCGGAGGAGGGCTGCACGGCGTACGACGAGATGGAGGCGCAGACCGATCTCGCCTTCCTGCGCCGGGCCGCGCGCAGCGTGGTGATTGCCGACAGCTCCAAGATCGGCCGGGTGACCTTCGCCCGGATCAGCCTGCTCTCCGGCGTCTCCGACATCGTCACCGACCGCGGCGCACACCCCGACCAGATCGAAGCCTTCCGGCGCGCGGGCGTCCGCGTGACGACCGTCGGCTTACCGAGCGATGCCTGA
- a CDS encoding GAF and ANTAR domain-containing protein, with the protein MDGSAVEAITQIALALHTQPDTDATVQAVADIAPAMVGADHAGVMLVYGRQRVEIAATTGPIADRADQLQLELGEGPCLSAIEVGATFLIPDTRSEPRWPRWCAEVSELGIGSVLSIRLATDESKVGALNLYANTPNRFSDPDDVVVGQILGRHASIALDSARQLDTLYQAVDGRTVIGQAQGILMERFDLDADQSFAVLRRYSQQTNTKLGEVARKLVATRQLPQWAQ; encoded by the coding sequence ATGGACGGATCTGCCGTCGAGGCAATCACACAGATCGCGCTGGCGCTGCACACGCAGCCGGACACCGATGCCACGGTGCAGGCAGTCGCTGACATTGCCCCGGCCATGGTCGGCGCCGACCACGCCGGGGTCATGCTGGTGTACGGCCGGCAGCGTGTGGAGATCGCCGCCACCACCGGACCCATCGCCGACCGCGCCGACCAGCTGCAGCTGGAACTCGGTGAGGGACCGTGCCTGTCGGCGATCGAGGTCGGTGCGACGTTCCTGATCCCGGACACCCGGTCCGAGCCGCGCTGGCCCCGCTGGTGTGCCGAAGTCAGCGAACTCGGGATCGGCAGCGTGCTCAGCATCCGATTGGCCACCGACGAATCCAAGGTCGGGGCGCTGAACCTCTACGCCAACACCCCCAACCGGTTCAGCGATCCCGATGACGTCGTCGTGGGGCAGATCCTCGGCCGGCACGCCTCGATCGCCCTGGACTCCGCCCGGCAGCTGGACACCCTGTACCAGGCCGTCGACGGCCGCACGGTCATCGGCCAGGCGCAGGGCATCCTGATGGAACGCTTCGATCTCGACGCCGACCAATCCTTCGCGGTCCTGCGCCGCTACTCACAACAAACCAACACCAAACTCGGCGAGGTAGCACGAAAACTGGTCGCCACCCGCCAACTCCCCCAGTGGGCCCAGTAA
- a CDS encoding aldo/keto reductase, with translation MRYRTLGGTGMEVSSHCLGTMMFGSAGNPDHEDSIRIIHAALDAGINFVDTADMYSAGESEEIVGAALKGRRDDVILATKGHFPLDDDNVRNRRGNSRRWITRAVEDSLRRLDTDWIDLYQVHRPDHTTDLEETLWALSDLVSAGKIRAFGCSAFPAEELVEAYHVSERRGYGRFRTNQPVYSMIARGIERTILPVCHRLGMGVLTYSPLAFGFLSGKIRKDQPIDLSTGRAAMFPARFDPSLPGNAAKYDAVEQLLTVAEDLGVTLPELALAFVTSHPAVTSVISGPRTMDQLTGLLKAADLTLDDKTLDRIDEIVPPGTDLYQAVWAADPPSLTDITQRRHPSDR, from the coding sequence ATGCGCTATCGCACGCTGGGTGGGACCGGGATGGAGGTCAGCTCGCACTGCCTCGGGACGATGATGTTCGGCAGTGCGGGCAACCCCGATCACGAGGACAGCATCCGGATCATCCACGCCGCCCTGGACGCCGGGATCAACTTCGTCGACACCGCCGACATGTACTCCGCCGGTGAGTCCGAGGAGATCGTCGGGGCGGCGCTGAAAGGACGGCGCGACGACGTCATCCTCGCGACCAAAGGCCATTTCCCGCTCGACGACGACAACGTGCGGAACCGGCGCGGCAACTCGCGGCGCTGGATCACCCGCGCGGTCGAGGACAGCCTGCGGCGGCTGGACACCGACTGGATCGATCTGTACCAGGTGCACCGGCCGGACCACACCACGGACCTCGAGGAAACGCTGTGGGCGCTGAGCGATCTCGTCTCCGCCGGCAAGATCCGCGCCTTCGGATGCTCGGCCTTCCCGGCCGAGGAACTCGTCGAGGCGTACCACGTGTCGGAGCGCCGCGGCTACGGCCGGTTCCGCACCAACCAGCCGGTGTACTCGATGATCGCCCGCGGGATCGAGCGCACCATCCTGCCGGTCTGCCACCGGCTCGGGATGGGCGTCCTGACGTACAGCCCGCTGGCCTTCGGCTTCCTGTCCGGCAAGATCCGCAAGGACCAGCCGATCGACCTCAGCACCGGCCGGGCCGCCATGTTCCCGGCCCGCTTCGACCCGTCGCTACCCGGCAACGCCGCCAAGTACGACGCGGTCGAGCAGCTGCTCACGGTGGCCGAGGACCTCGGCGTCACGCTGCCCGAACTCGCGCTCGCCTTCGTGACCAGCCACCCCGCCGTCACCTCCGTCATCTCCGGCCCACGCACGATGGACCAGCTGACCGGCCTCCTCAAGGCCGCCGACCTGACCCTCGACGACAAGACCCTCGACCGCATCGACGAGATCGTGCCCCCAGGCACCGACCTCTACCAGGCAGTCTGGGCCGCCGATCCCCCCTCCCTCACCGACATAACCCAACGCCGCCACCCCTCAGACCGCTGA
- a CDS encoding SDR family oxidoreductase, whose amino-acid sequence MSSDPTNRYAGPDEQEPQQQEHPGHSDAMTPEPDYGEKTYRGSGKLTGKRALITGGDSGIGRAVALAFAREGADVMISYLDAEEDDARETCRLVRESGTTAASMAGDIQSEEHCTQLVDQCVQELGGLDILVNNAAYQMSRKGIADISTEQFDRVLKTNVYAMFWLCKAALPHLSEGSAIINTTSIQAYEPSPNLLDYATSKAAILNFTKGLAQELAPKGIRVNAVAPGPIWTPLIPATMPAEKVGEFGADTPLGRAGQPAELAPIFVFLASDDSTYITGERIGATGGRPLP is encoded by the coding sequence ATGAGTAGCGATCCGACGAACAGGTACGCCGGACCGGACGAGCAGGAACCGCAGCAGCAGGAACATCCCGGGCACAGCGACGCGATGACGCCTGAGCCCGACTACGGCGAGAAGACCTACCGTGGCAGCGGAAAACTGACCGGCAAGCGGGCCTTGATCACCGGAGGCGACTCCGGCATCGGCCGTGCCGTCGCGCTCGCGTTCGCCCGTGAAGGCGCCGACGTGATGATCTCGTACCTCGATGCCGAGGAAGACGACGCTCGCGAAACCTGCCGTCTCGTCCGCGAATCCGGGACCACCGCGGCCTCGATGGCCGGCGACATCCAGTCCGAAGAGCACTGCACGCAGCTCGTCGACCAGTGCGTGCAGGAGCTCGGCGGTCTCGACATCCTGGTCAACAACGCGGCGTACCAGATGTCCCGCAAAGGCATCGCGGACATCTCCACCGAGCAGTTCGACCGGGTCCTGAAGACCAACGTGTACGCGATGTTCTGGCTCTGCAAGGCCGCGCTGCCGCACCTGTCCGAGGGCTCCGCGATCATCAACACCACCTCGATCCAGGCGTACGAACCGTCGCCGAACCTCCTCGACTACGCCACCAGCAAGGCCGCCATCCTCAACTTCACCAAAGGCCTCGCCCAGGAACTGGCCCCCAAGGGAATCCGCGTCAACGCGGTGGCCCCCGGCCCGATCTGGACGCCGCTGATCCCAGCCACCATGCCCGCCGAGAAGGTCGGTGAATTCGGCGCCGACACCCCGCTCGGCCGAGCCGGACAACCAGCCGAACTGGCCCCGATCTTCGTCTTCCTGGCCTCGGACGACTCCACTTACATCACCGGCGAACGCATCGGCGCCACCGGCGGCCGCCCCCTCCCCTGA
- a CDS encoding ester cyclase: protein MEREELERFYRSYLQRCNERRFDELGDFVAAKVDVNGTPCELRSYCEGVQNVVQEYPDFHWELQQLLVDGDWLSVRLVDTYTTTAGRAASLQELAMYHVSDGKIVQVWGDLEHSRLAR, encoded by the coding sequence ATGGAGCGTGAAGAGCTGGAGCGGTTCTACCGGAGCTATCTGCAGCGGTGTAACGAGCGCCGGTTCGACGAGTTGGGTGACTTCGTCGCTGCGAAGGTCGACGTGAACGGGACGCCGTGCGAGCTGCGGAGCTACTGCGAGGGGGTGCAGAACGTCGTCCAGGAGTACCCGGACTTCCACTGGGAGCTGCAGCAACTCCTGGTCGACGGCGACTGGCTCAGCGTGCGGTTGGTCGACACCTATACGACGACCGCCGGACGCGCGGCGAGCCTGCAGGAGCTCGCGATGTACCACGTGAGCGACGGCAAGATCGTCCAGGTCTGGGGCGACCTCGAACACAGCCGCCTCGCGCGGTAG
- a CDS encoding Rieske 2Fe-2S domain-containing protein, giving the protein MTGLRKLVQRLEELTPIDRAGRPTAAFVRRLTASDPVKNVLSGTWLGHQLHPVLTDLPIGAWTMATALDLTAGRRADDAARRLVGIGVLTAVPAAAAGASDWSETYGGEQRVGIVHALANSTGTVLQVAAWFARRGGHRATGVALSATGLGITLGAAYLGGYLSFTRGVGVDHTAFQSAVTDWTDVAAVSAIQDDKPLRVTAGDVPVMLVRHNGELHALSATCTHAGGPLDEGQLVDGCIRCPWHSSTFRLDDGSVVRGPATADEPAWQLKIEGDRVLVRR; this is encoded by the coding sequence GTGACCGGATTACGCAAACTCGTGCAACGCCTCGAGGAGCTGACCCCCATCGATCGGGCCGGTCGGCCGACAGCGGCATTCGTTCGGCGACTAACTGCGTCCGACCCCGTCAAGAACGTGCTGTCCGGCACCTGGCTCGGCCATCAACTGCATCCGGTACTCACCGATCTGCCCATCGGGGCCTGGACGATGGCCACCGCCCTTGACCTGACCGCAGGGCGGCGAGCGGACGACGCGGCCCGCCGGCTGGTGGGTATCGGCGTACTGACCGCTGTGCCTGCCGCGGCCGCGGGAGCCTCCGACTGGTCGGAGACGTACGGCGGTGAACAACGCGTCGGAATCGTGCACGCGCTGGCGAATTCGACCGGAACGGTTCTGCAGGTCGCAGCCTGGTTCGCCCGGCGCGGAGGGCACCGGGCCACGGGTGTCGCGCTCAGCGCGACCGGCCTCGGCATCACCCTCGGTGCCGCCTACCTCGGCGGCTACCTTTCGTTCACGCGCGGTGTCGGCGTCGACCACACCGCCTTCCAGTCAGCGGTGACGGACTGGACCGATGTGGCTGCAGTTTCCGCGATCCAGGACGACAAGCCGCTGCGAGTCACGGCAGGCGACGTACCGGTCATGCTGGTGCGGCACAACGGGGAACTGCATGCCCTGTCCGCGACCTGTACGCATGCGGGCGGTCCACTCGACGAGGGCCAGCTCGTCGACGGCTGCATTCGTTGCCCATGGCACTCAAGTACTTTCCGCCTGGACGACGGGTCCGTCGTCCGCGGCCCCGCCACCGCCGACGAGCCGGCCTGGCAGCTCAAGATCGAAGGCGACCGCGTCCTGGTCCGCCGTTGA